A region from the uncultured Macellibacteroides sp. genome encodes:
- a CDS encoding nucleoside-diphosphate sugar epimerase/dehydratase: protein MKTFMKERLNKLAQIKYLSRWIIFTADLTTSVVVSLFTIFFLDYAINLNIDISMFMRMGIFSALSSFISFLIFHPYKGVIRHSTIQELWRIGSSALLKASLLLLCIYFWGTPKPMKFWMMCFFIDALSTAALLVTLRVFLINGYNFILNNTGKSQRTLLIYGTSHQSIIAGSMMPNAYLSEYKIGGYIIYGPKRKEMSIGGLPVYYVEDKLELTALIKRNGLEGILFSNPKEVKNEQNRLIRYCEKLNLRTLILPPMEDLLDGKIRRTIRPVRIEDLLGREEININMNEIATSLAGKTVLVTGAAGSIGSEICRQLAKFHIKQLVLFDSGETPMHNLRLELEEKFPTLPFTPVIGDVRSENRVESIFSSFTPEVVFHAAAYKHVPLMETNPCEAIRVNVRGTRNVADMAVKYNTERFVMVSTDKAVNPTNVMGCSKRLAEIYIQSLATALKKGTMKGTTKFITTRFGNVLGSNGSVIPRFREQIAKGGPVTVTHPDIIRYFMTIPEACRLVLEAGTMGKGSEIFIFEMGEPVKIADLARRMIELAGFEPDVDINVEFTGLRPGEKLYEELLSDKENTLPTPHEKIRVAKVREYDYCEVEPLIDVLTETARYGNVMDTVKQMKQIVPEFVSQNSIFEKFDLKKEEAKSNRLIV, encoded by the coding sequence ATGAAAACTTTCATGAAAGAAAGGTTAAATAAATTAGCCCAGATTAAGTATTTAAGCCGTTGGATCATATTCACTGCAGATCTAACCACTTCTGTTGTTGTTTCTCTTTTTACTATTTTTTTTCTGGATTATGCGATCAACCTGAATATTGATATAAGTATGTTTATGCGCATGGGAATCTTCTCTGCGTTATCCAGTTTTATCTCCTTTCTGATTTTTCACCCCTACAAGGGTGTGATTCGCCATTCTACAATACAGGAATTGTGGCGTATCGGATCGTCGGCATTGTTAAAAGCCTCACTATTGCTCCTCTGCATTTACTTTTGGGGAACACCCAAACCTATGAAGTTTTGGATGATGTGCTTCTTTATTGATGCCCTTTCCACAGCTGCCCTGCTTGTAACCCTCCGGGTATTTCTTATTAACGGATACAACTTTATTTTAAACAACACAGGCAAATCACAACGCACCTTGCTTATATATGGAACAAGCCATCAAAGCATTATAGCCGGATCCATGATGCCAAATGCTTACCTGAGCGAGTATAAAATAGGAGGTTACATCATTTACGGACCTAAACGCAAGGAAATGAGCATCGGCGGTCTGCCTGTCTACTATGTGGAAGACAAGCTTGAACTTACAGCGCTTATCAAGCGAAACGGACTGGAAGGTATTCTCTTTTCCAACCCTAAAGAAGTTAAGAACGAACAAAACCGGCTGATCCGATATTGTGAGAAACTAAATCTCCGTACGCTGATTCTCCCTCCTATGGAAGACCTGCTTGATGGAAAAATTCGCCGTACTATACGCCCTGTACGCATAGAAGACTTACTGGGACGGGAGGAAATAAACATCAACATGAACGAAATAGCCACCAGTCTGGCGGGAAAAACAGTACTGGTTACAGGGGCGGCAGGCTCTATCGGTAGTGAAATCTGCCGTCAACTTGCCAAATTCCACATCAAACAACTGGTTCTGTTCGACAGTGGAGAAACCCCCATGCATAACCTGCGGCTCGAATTGGAAGAAAAATTCCCCACACTCCCCTTTACTCCGGTTATCGGCGACGTACGGAGCGAAAATCGGGTAGAATCCATCTTTAGCAGCTTTACTCCCGAGGTGGTATTCCATGCCGCGGCCTACAAGCACGTACCATTGATGGAAACCAATCCTTGTGAAGCTATCAGGGTAAATGTTCGCGGCACACGTAATGTTGCCGACATGGCTGTGAAGTACAACACAGAACGATTCGTAATGGTATCGACCGACAAAGCCGTAAACCCTACCAATGTAATGGGATGCAGCAAGCGTCTTGCCGAAATATACATTCAAAGCCTTGCCACTGCCCTAAAAAAAGGAACGATGAAAGGCACAACAAAATTCATTACTACCCGATTCGGGAACGTTCTTGGAAGCAATGGGTCAGTAATTCCCCGCTTCCGCGAACAAATAGCCAAAGGAGGTCCGGTAACTGTAACACATCCGGATATTATCCGTTACTTCATGACTATCCCGGAAGCCTGCCGACTGGTTCTTGAAGCAGGGACAATGGGTAAGGGTAGTGAAATTTTCATATTCGAAATGGGCGAACCCGTCAAAATAGCAGACCTTGCCAGACGAATGATCGAACTGGCAGGATTTGAACCCGATGTAGACATCAATGTGGAATTTACAGGCCTTCGTCCAGGCGAAAAACTTTATGAAGAGCTCCTTAGCGACAAAGAAAACACCCTTCCCACTCCACACGAAAAAATTCGTGTAGCCAAAGTAAGGGAATACGACTACTGCGAGGTAGAACCCCTCATCGATGTACTCACAGAAACTGCCCGCTACGGCAATGTAATGGACACCGTAAAGCAGATGAAGCAGATCGTTCCCGAATTCGTCAGTCAGAACTCTATATTTGAAAAGTTCGATTTAAAGAAAGAAGAGGCGAAGTCCAACCGGCTTATTGTTTGA
- a CDS encoding beta-galactosidase has product MKHKLRSLVFLTTLLFSFALSAQTSSGNSGTFAAGNKTFLLNGKPFVVKAAEIHYTRIPAAYWEHRIEMCKALGMNTICIYAFWNIHEQKPGEFDFNGQNDIAQFCRLAQKHGMYIMLRPGPYVCSEWEMGGLPWWLLKKQDIRLRSDDSYFVERTRLFMNEIGKQLADLQITRGGNIIMVQVENEYGSYATDKKYIATVRDMVKGAGFTDVPLFQCDWSSNFLNNGLDDLLWTINFGTGANIDQQFEGLKKARPDSPLMCSEFWSGWFDHWGRKHETRDKETMVTGMRDMLDRNISFSLYMTHGGTTFGHWGGANSPSYSAMCSSYDYDAPISEAGWATDKYFAVRELLGNYLAPDEKLAPVPDALPVIEIPEFTLTEVAPLFENLPKPVVSADIKPMEMFDQGWGTILYRTVLPAVGTATSLVITEVHDWAQVFVDGKKIATLDRRRGENMVKLPVLPAGSRLDILVEAMGRVNFDKAIHDRKGITEKVELVREGASVGLSGWEVFSFPVDYAFAKSKSFQKADKLQGPAYYRATFTLDAPGDVFLDMQTWGKGMVWVNGVSLGRFWEIGPQQTLFMPGCWLKKGENEIVVLDLKGPSKASIKGISKPILDVLREEAPMTHRREGQVLNLAAEKPLFKGAFTPGNGWKEISFGKTVKARYFCLESLGAQDGKKDAAIAELYLADAKGKPLSRESWKIVYADSEETASGNHTADKIFDLQESTYWHTSRKGNTSYPHQIVIDLGKEEVVTGIRVLPRAESGAPGMIKDFKVYGLSKLSLGL; this is encoded by the coding sequence ATGAAACACAAACTTAGGTCTTTAGTTTTTCTGACTACTCTTTTATTCTCTTTTGCCCTTTCGGCTCAGACGAGTTCGGGAAATTCCGGAACTTTTGCGGCGGGCAACAAAACTTTTTTACTGAATGGAAAGCCTTTCGTTGTGAAAGCTGCAGAAATTCATTACACGCGTATACCAGCCGCATACTGGGAACATCGTATTGAAATGTGCAAGGCGTTGGGAATGAATACGATTTGTATTTATGCTTTTTGGAATATTCACGAACAGAAGCCGGGTGAATTCGATTTTAACGGACAGAATGATATTGCGCAGTTCTGCCGGCTTGCTCAGAAACACGGTATGTACATTATGTTGCGTCCGGGTCCTTATGTTTGTTCAGAGTGGGAAATGGGTGGACTTCCCTGGTGGTTGCTCAAAAAACAGGATATTCGCCTACGGTCGGATGATTCGTATTTTGTGGAACGTACCCGTCTGTTTATGAACGAAATTGGCAAACAACTGGCCGATTTGCAGATTACCCGGGGGGGTAATATTATTATGGTACAGGTTGAAAACGAATACGGTTCCTATGCCACGGACAAAAAATATATAGCCACAGTAAGGGATATGGTAAAGGGCGCCGGTTTTACGGATGTGCCTCTTTTCCAATGCGACTGGAGTTCAAACTTTCTGAATAACGGGTTGGATGATTTATTGTGGACAATCAATTTTGGTACGGGTGCGAATATCGACCAGCAGTTTGAAGGTCTTAAAAAAGCGCGTCCCGATTCTCCGCTTATGTGTAGTGAGTTTTGGTCGGGCTGGTTCGATCATTGGGGTCGTAAACACGAGACAAGGGACAAGGAAACAATGGTGACGGGGATGCGTGATATGCTGGACCGGAACATTTCGTTTAGTTTATATATGACTCACGGAGGAACTACTTTTGGACACTGGGGTGGCGCAAATAGTCCATCTTATTCGGCTATGTGCAGTTCGTACGATTACGATGCACCTATCAGTGAGGCTGGTTGGGCAACCGATAAGTATTTTGCTGTTCGCGAATTATTAGGCAACTACCTGGCTCCGGATGAAAAACTGGCTCCTGTTCCAGATGCGTTGCCGGTGATTGAGATTCCGGAGTTTACGTTGACTGAAGTGGCTCCTTTGTTTGAAAATTTACCGAAGCCGGTTGTTTCGGCGGATATCAAACCGATGGAAATGTTTGACCAGGGTTGGGGAACTATTCTCTATCGTACGGTATTGCCGGCAGTTGGAACGGCTACTTCTTTAGTGATTACGGAGGTGCACGACTGGGCACAGGTATTTGTTGATGGCAAGAAAATTGCTACGCTGGATCGTCGCAGGGGTGAAAATATGGTGAAGCTTCCTGTACTTCCCGCAGGTTCGCGTTTGGATATTTTAGTTGAGGCTATGGGACGTGTCAATTTTGATAAGGCGATTCACGATCGCAAGGGGATCACCGAAAAGGTGGAACTGGTTCGCGAAGGAGCTTCGGTTGGCCTTTCGGGCTGGGAAGTATTCAGTTTCCCGGTTGATTATGCTTTTGCCAAATCGAAATCGTTCCAGAAGGCTGATAAGTTGCAGGGGCCTGCCTATTACCGGGCTACTTTTACGTTGGATGCTCCCGGAGATGTATTTCTTGATATGCAAACATGGGGAAAGGGAATGGTTTGGGTGAACGGCGTTTCTTTGGGACGTTTCTGGGAAATTGGTCCGCAGCAGACGCTCTTTATGCCTGGTTGCTGGTTAAAGAAAGGTGAAAACGAGATCGTGGTTCTGGATCTGAAGGGACCTTCCAAAGCGTCCATCAAAGGTATTAGTAAACCTATTCTGGATGTATTGCGTGAAGAGGCTCCGATGACGCACCGTCGTGAGGGACAGGTTCTGAACCTTGCTGCAGAAAAACCTCTTTTCAAGGGGGCATTTACGCCGGGCAACGGATGGAAAGAAATTTCTTTCGGTAAAACAGTTAAGGCTCGTTACTTCTGTCTGGAATCTCTTGGTGCACAGGATGGAAAGAAAGATGCCGCCATCGCCGAGTTATATCTGGCAGATGCCAAAGGAAAACCACTGTCCCGCGAGTCGTGGAAGATAGTATATGCCGACAGCGAAGAAACTGCTTCCGGCAATCATACCGCTGATAAGATATTTGATTTGCAGGAATCTACCTACTGGCATACCTCGCGAAAAGGGAATACGTCTTATCCCCATCAGATCGTAATTGATTTGGGTAAAGAGGAGGTTGTTACCGGTATCCGTGTACTTCCAAGGGCTGAATCCGGAGCTCCGGGTATGATCAAAGATTTTAAAGTTTACGGGTTATCTAAATTATCTTTAGGTCTCTGA
- a CDS encoding ISAs1 family transposase, with the protein MTLLAFASSIEDYRFDRNKVHSAETIIYITLAAVICGAETWNEIEDFGRCKIDFFSRTIPSFNGIPSHDTFNRFFTVLDSTYFENQFREWVKCICGKYKGVVAIDGKTICGAYESEEAKLLRGTYLKPSSPQYKLHMVSAWAADNGISLGQIKTEEKSNEITAIPELLEALDIKECIITIDAMGCQKTIASKIIEKEADYVLAVKNNHKHLYRKIKHFFTIWRAEKPNRVSVYENTETGHGRLEKRTCIVCDNLYWLNANDYTQWAGLKTFVCVLTERTIPGENGPRKQKETRYYISSLVLDAELIANSVRKHWSVENNLHWQLDVSFNEDYGRKKNNAAVNFSLVSKTALSMLKHYESKSSIARKRKTAGWSDDVLQGILSVDKF; encoded by the coding sequence ATGACATTGCTTGCATTTGCTTCAAGTATTGAAGACTATCGTTTTGACAGGAATAAAGTTCATTCAGCCGAAACTATTATTTATATTACGTTAGCTGCCGTTATTTGTGGGGCCGAGACATGGAACGAAATAGAGGATTTCGGTCGGTGTAAAATTGATTTTTTCTCTCGCACTATTCCTTCTTTTAATGGAATACCCTCACATGATACTTTTAACCGATTTTTCACAGTATTGGATTCCACCTATTTTGAAAATCAATTCAGAGAATGGGTTAAGTGTATTTGTGGAAAGTATAAAGGAGTGGTTGCTATTGACGGCAAAACAATATGCGGAGCATATGAGTCTGAAGAGGCTAAATTGTTGCGAGGTACCTACCTAAAACCCTCGAGCCCCCAATACAAACTTCACATGGTAAGTGCCTGGGCCGCTGACAATGGAATAAGCCTTGGACAAATCAAAACAGAGGAAAAATCGAATGAAATTACCGCTATCCCCGAACTATTAGAGGCATTAGATATTAAAGAGTGTATAATCACTATTGATGCTATGGGATGTCAAAAGACTATAGCATCTAAAATAATAGAAAAAGAAGCAGATTACGTTTTGGCTGTTAAAAACAACCATAAGCATTTATATAGAAAAATCAAACATTTTTTCACCATTTGGAGAGCTGAGAAGCCTAACCGGGTAAGTGTTTACGAGAATACCGAGACTGGACATGGCCGTTTGGAAAAAAGAACTTGCATAGTCTGTGACAATCTATACTGGTTAAATGCTAACGATTACACCCAATGGGCTGGATTAAAAACATTTGTCTGTGTGCTTACGGAACGTACCATTCCCGGCGAAAATGGACCTCGTAAACAAAAAGAAACCAGATACTATATTTCTTCATTAGTTTTGGATGCTGAATTAATTGCTAATTCAGTCCGAAAACATTGGTCTGTTGAAAATAATTTACATTGGCAGTTGGATGTCTCGTTTAATGAAGATTACGGACGAAAGAAGAACAATGCCGCTGTAAACTTTTCTCTTGTCTCAAAAACAGCTTTATCTATGTTAAAGCACTATGAAAGCAAAAGTAGTATTGCTCGCAAAAGAAAAACAGCCGGATGGTCTGACGACGTTCTGCAAGGCATACTTTCTGTGGATAAATTTTAA
- a CDS encoding glycoside hydrolase: protein MHKKYIGFALCLLTACSDPAELPDTEPVADLAKEVTIRVDKQFQTMEGFAASDCWVPNYVGTYWSDTEKESIAKLLFSQSVANGKPEGIGLSMWRFNLGGGTAEQGDASGIADRTRRAECFLNADGSYNWNRQAGQQYFLQKAKQYGCERFVMFSNTPPVYYTQNGKGYSSSGSFSNLKSDSYGAYASYITRVLTYFKEQKGIDFALVSPVNEPQYNWGDPSQEGSGWKNAEIKQLAGQLDASLTSSGLSTKQLLPEAADWNYLVSVKGDADRSNQLDDFFSNGSANYIGDLPSVAKIAAGHSYWTDGSFTEMQQVRQSVQAKVAAHSLQVYQTEWSMLGDYYNENYPGHDKAGYMDIALYMAKVIHCDMVYASASSWSFWTSMDLERWGHKNRFLLISVTPADGVYGDIRNSGTHESRKNLWVLGNYSLFVRPGFKRVSLDIANASSLFMGSAYVAPDGKRLVAVYTNISDKRIAVNTALSGVNGKTVSSVKMYTTSQTSDLQEEVVAGASVDKQLVIPARAVVTIVYDFNN from the coding sequence ATGCATAAGAAATATATTGGTTTTGCTTTGTGTTTGCTCACAGCTTGTAGTGATCCTGCCGAATTGCCGGATACAGAACCGGTGGCCGATCTTGCCAAAGAGGTTACGATAAGGGTTGATAAACAATTTCAGACGATGGAAGGGTTTGCTGCATCCGATTGCTGGGTGCCCAACTATGTGGGTACGTATTGGTCGGACACAGAAAAGGAGTCCATTGCAAAGTTGTTGTTTTCCCAATCGGTTGCCAATGGCAAGCCAGAGGGTATCGGGCTATCTATGTGGCGATTTAATTTAGGGGGAGGTACTGCCGAACAGGGTGATGCGAGCGGAATAGCCGACAGAACGCGACGGGCAGAGTGTTTCCTGAACGCGGATGGTTCCTATAACTGGAATCGTCAGGCCGGACAGCAGTATTTTCTGCAGAAAGCCAAACAGTACGGATGCGAACGGTTTGTGATGTTTAGCAATACACCGCCAGTATATTATACACAAAATGGAAAGGGGTATTCGTCCAGCGGTTCGTTTTCTAATTTAAAAAGCGACAGTTATGGAGCTTATGCCAGCTATATTACCCGGGTGCTGACTTATTTTAAGGAGCAAAAGGGGATTGATTTTGCCTTGGTGAGTCCGGTGAACGAGCCTCAGTATAACTGGGGTGATCCTTCGCAAGAGGGTTCGGGTTGGAAAAATGCTGAAATAAAACAACTTGCCGGTCAGCTGGATGCTTCGCTTACTTCTTCGGGACTTTCTACTAAGCAATTGCTTCCGGAGGCGGCCGACTGGAACTATTTGGTTTCGGTTAAAGGGGACGCGGATAGGAGTAATCAGCTGGATGACTTTTTCAGTAATGGATCGGCTAATTATATAGGGGACTTGCCTTCTGTGGCAAAGATTGCCGCCGGACATAGTTACTGGACTGATGGTTCGTTTACCGAAATGCAACAAGTCCGCCAGTCGGTTCAGGCAAAGGTGGCGGCTCATTCTTTGCAGGTTTATCAAACGGAATGGAGTATGCTTGGCGATTATTATAATGAAAATTACCCCGGACACGACAAGGCTGGGTATATGGATATTGCTTTGTATATGGCGAAAGTGATTCATTGTGACATGGTGTACGCGAGTGCTTCGTCGTGGTCTTTCTGGACCAGTATGGATTTGGAGAGATGGGGGCATAAGAATCGTTTTTTACTGATAAGTGTGACTCCGGCAGACGGTGTTTACGGAGATATACGCAACAGTGGTACCCACGAATCACGCAAGAATCTGTGGGTATTGGGAAATTATAGTCTTTTTGTGCGTCCGGGTTTCAAACGGGTGTCGCTCGATATAGCCAATGCGTCGTCCCTTTTTATGGGCTCGGCGTATGTAGCTCCCGATGGAAAGAGGCTGGTTGCCGTGTATACCAATATATCTGATAAGCGCATTGCCGTAAACACGGCGTTGAGCGGAGTGAACGGAAAGACAGTTTCGTCTGTGAAAATGTACACAACCTCTCAAACTTCCGATTTGCAGGAGGAAGTGGTTGCGGGAGCTTCGGTGGATAAGCAGCTTGTTATTCCGGCACGTGCTGTGGTTACGATAGTGTATGATTTTAACAATTAA
- a CDS encoding RagB/SusD family nutrient uptake outer membrane protein: MNNIVKLFMAVTLSASLSSCSDFLDQPVLGQETLDTYFQTEEECLKQITGCYQSVFWNDWWQVASFYVGSDMSTDDLWMGNTTQSQSDWIRMSHYGNPKQDGKIKDFWQYRYKGILRCNIAINRIATSPITNETLRSRMIAEAKFIRAYQYFELVKNFGGVPVVTDMLLPEDVRGKTRNSVSEVYALIEQDLIDAAASLPARSGYAETEMGRATKGAALAYLGKAYLYQEKYADAKRVLEEVINSKEYSLLPDFKDVWSVDTNNSVESLFEVQYNDDTKYDLGGRLSVVVGSRDDSGWSWGLPTSNLEKAFLDAGDTERLKWTIIKNGDDVAGDDNEKAKAYVISPDKHKSARVNRKFYIPVDKRPSPYDANHVPLNHRLLRYADVLLMHAEAAYETSDEVGARKSLNEVRTRVHLTESSATGKALRDAIRLERRLELALEHNRLYDLRRWNDDNGKKALCNVMGESGSFVRYNLVESTDEYEKTNQKENSNKGITFREDRDLLFPIPNTEVLLSEGVIEQNPNF, from the coding sequence ATGAATAATATAGTTAAACTTTTCATGGCAGTAACATTGTCTGCCAGTTTAAGCAGCTGTTCCGATTTTCTGGATCAACCGGTTCTTGGACAAGAGACTTTGGATACTTATTTTCAGACAGAGGAAGAGTGTCTGAAACAGATTACGGGTTGTTATCAGTCTGTTTTCTGGAACGACTGGTGGCAGGTTGCTTCTTTCTATGTGGGGTCGGATATGAGTACGGACGATCTTTGGATGGGTAATACAACCCAGAGTCAGAGTGACTGGATCCGTATGTCGCATTACGGCAACCCAAAACAGGACGGTAAAATTAAAGACTTCTGGCAGTACAGGTACAAGGGTATTTTACGTTGTAATATTGCCATTAACCGCATAGCTACTTCTCCCATTACCAATGAAACGTTACGTAGCCGCATGATTGCGGAGGCTAAGTTTATCCGTGCGTATCAGTATTTTGAGTTGGTAAAGAATTTTGGAGGTGTACCTGTGGTTACAGATATGTTGTTGCCCGAAGATGTACGCGGAAAGACTCGCAACAGTGTGTCTGAAGTGTATGCGCTGATTGAGCAGGATCTGATTGATGCTGCAGCTTCATTGCCTGCACGCAGCGGTTATGCCGAAACAGAGATGGGTCGCGCTACCAAGGGTGCAGCTTTGGCTTACCTGGGTAAGGCTTACCTGTATCAGGAAAAATATGCAGACGCAAAGCGTGTGCTGGAAGAGGTGATCAATAGCAAGGAGTATAGCTTGCTTCCCGATTTTAAGGATGTATGGAGTGTGGACACCAACAACAGCGTGGAGTCGTTGTTTGAAGTTCAGTATAATGATGATACAAAGTACGACCTGGGCGGACGTTTGTCTGTTGTGGTTGGTTCACGTGATGATTCTGGATGGTCATGGGGTTTGCCTACCAGTAACCTTGAAAAAGCTTTCCTTGACGCGGGTGATACCGAACGCTTGAAGTGGACGATCATTAAGAATGGCGACGATGTTGCGGGTGATGACAATGAGAAGGCAAAAGCCTATGTGATTTCTCCGGACAAGCATAAATCAGCTCGTGTAAACCGTAAGTTCTATATTCCGGTGGATAAAAGACCTTCGCCTTATGATGCCAACCATGTGCCTTTGAATCACCGCTTGTTACGCTATGCCGACGTTTTGCTGATGCACGCGGAAGCTGCTTATGAGACAAGCGATGAGGTGGGTGCACGCAAATCATTGAATGAAGTACGTACCCGTGTTCATCTTACCGAAAGCTCGGCTACAGGCAAAGCGCTTCGTGATGCGATCCGTTTGGAAAGACGATTGGAACTCGCGTTGGAACACAACCGGTTGTATGACCTTCGTCGCTGGAATGATGATAATGGTAAAAAGGCTTTGTGTAACGTGATGGGTGAATCCGGCTCGTTTGTAAGATACAACCTGGTTGAATCGACCGACGAGTACGAGAAAACAAACCAGAAGGAAAATAGTAACAAGGGGATTACTTTCCGCGAAGACCGTGACTTGCTGTTCCCTATTCCTAATACGGAGGTGTTGCTTTCTGAAGGGGTGATTGAACAGAATCCTAATTTTTAA